One genomic segment of Hevea brasiliensis isolate MT/VB/25A 57/8 chromosome 3, ASM3005281v1, whole genome shotgun sequence includes these proteins:
- the LOC110633482 gene encoding FRIGIDA-like protein 5 translates to MEDNISSELKLSDLRRQTFRRTIDQLQDRASSILLLTLQWKDIEDHFASAHNAIEQRAVELDSFQESVQQTLEDVKKRERELELVQEFVKERFREIEAKEKDFELNQRKEIEERKREIERIEKSGRELELKLREIRDAEKKLELFNDSIEKRAAEVREILSETEVKEKECERFFNELKLKKEQIEEHCKELALKEENFSRRILEFEAKERKFEEKYEEFRVKDEKIDGKFNDLELKEKLIKARCEKVESEKKKFMERCKEFEEKKRQFEKQCRELEMKEKHFVHGHTIRVKIEPPNTSVVDNAVDYPNANLHFSVNMDGKALQIFLNEHRGEYDSMRNEVLVALGFSSDPAKLVLDAMQGFFPPHLKKGDMEFEEEVVRRSCILLLEQLMKISPEIRPHVKKEAMRLAFDWRTKIKGDAGHSLEVLGFLQLLASYGLVSAFDADDLLTQLEIVAKHRQSPELFRVLGFAEKISGFIQNLIRKKQHVEAIRFIYAFELVNEFPPVPLLNDYLKGSKSAAKKFRKGNKSLEGQTEATNKRIADLSCAVRCIEEFNIEFGPSLGNLKHLIDVMERQISNRKTKVAAFACKKRRNRKKRLPPNYAAVDAPVLAPKSASTTSVALTSFPSTTSNSVPFPKTRSQQLSGSKRSWTDMSPKDLPNSCSGADQANRFDPFHAKTQQSSLGDSPLESKEASSSLDPQHKPKAFSFNRSKEDLKLLLKKHDDNDLEHGEIAAALRLACDPGRLVLDVMNASHPFNLKRNKDIKLRVSKKSCILLLEQLRMVSPQINPDIKEEAKKVAFYWETTLAEKKNDHLEVICFLQFLAAYGLASTFDADKLLVLLDADEWRKEAADLVQVLGLADKIPNFIQNLIKKEQPIEAVKYIYALDMVDKFPPVPILKDYLSNSSKKNVKQLSRKKRKSNGGQIQAIVKEVKALKAVVKCITDCKIDGISPAILKEQIVQLEKQKEEKVLIIEKSKAKITPCSSSKSKLDQQVSLSSAPTSVTAPNTELQQQSGKKRPRIHVSSEDPPKASIRGTPVVHSMQPPQQHPPGFVATQGAPYMYPPPRHYSLAGYPPNIMQFDSYNSNVSSSYRWTNVNLGHWNPVPF, encoded by the exons ATGGAGGATAATATTTCCTCTGAGTTGAAACTCTCCGACTTAAGGAGACAAACCTTTCGCCGAACCATCGATCAACTTCAAGATCGCGCTTCTTCGATTCTCTTACTTACCCTTCAATGGAAGGACATAGAGGATCACTTCGCCTCCGCTCACAATGCCATCGAACAACGCGCCGTGGAGCTTGATTCTTTCCAAGAATCGGTTCAACAGACTTTGGAGGATGTCAAGAAGCGAGAGAGGGAGTTGGAACTTGTTCAAGAATTTGTGAAAGAGAGATTTAGAGAGATTGAGGCCAAAGAGAAGGATTTTGAGTTGAATCAAAGGAAGGAGATTGAGGAGAGGAAGAGAGAAATTGAGCGGATTGAGAAATCTGGCAGAGAGTTAGAGTTGAAATTGAGAGAGATTAGAGATGCTGAGAAGAAGCTTGAGTTGTTTAATGATTCAATTGAGAAGAGGGCTGCTGAGGTTAGAGAGATTTTGAGCGAGACTGAAGTGAAAGAGAAGGAATGTGAGCGATTTTTCAATGAATTGAAGTTGAAAAAGGAACAAATTGAAGAGCATTGCAAAGAACTTGCGCTCAAAGAAGAAAATTTTAGCAGGCGGATTTTGGAATTTGAAGCGAAGGAaaggaaatttgaggaaaaatacgAAGAATTCAGAGTGAAAGATGAGAAGATTGATGGTAAATTTAACGATCTTGAATTGAAGGAGAAGCTAATTAAAGCACGGTGTGAGAAAGTGGAATCTGAAAAAAAGAAGTTTATGGAACGATGTAAAGAGTTTGAAGAGAAGAAGAGACAATTTGAAAAACAGTGCAGAGAACTGGAAATGAAAGAGAAGCATTTTGTTCATGGTCATACTATCCGCGTGAAGATTGAGCCACCAAATACCAGTGTGGTTGACAATGCTGTGGactatcccaatgctaatcttcatTTTTCTGTGAATATGGATGGGAAGGCCTTGCAGATTTTCTTAAATGAGCATCGTGGGGAGTATGATTCAATGAGGAATGAGGTACTTGTTGCACTAGGATTCTCATCCGACCCTGCAAAGCTTGTATTGGATGCAATGCAAGGGTTTTTCCCTCCCCATTTGAAAAAGGGAGATATGGAGTTCGAAGAAGAGGTTGTTAGAAGGAGTTGCATACTCTTACTAGAGCAACTGATGAAAATATCACCAGAAATTAGGCCTCATGTGAAAAAAGAAGCAATGAGACTTGCCTTTGATTGGAGAACAAAAATTAAGGGAGACGCTGGGCATTCTCTTGAGGTCTTAGGGTTTTTGCAGCTTTTAGCTTCTTATGGACTGGTCTCTGCTTTTGATGCTGATGATCTCTTAACTCAATTGGAGATAGTTGCAAAACATCGCCAGTCTCCTGAATTATTTCGTGTCCTGGGTTTTGCAGAAAAGATATCTG GTTTTATTCAAAATCTTATCAGAAAGAAGCAGCATGTTGAGGCCATTAGATTTATTTATGCTTTTGAGCTAGTTAATGAGTTCCCACCTGTACCTTTATTGAATGATTACCTAAAGGGTTCCAAGAGTGCTGCCAAAAAGTTTAGAAAGGGAAACAAATCACTTGAAGGACAG ACTGAGGCCACAAACAAAAGAATAGCTGATCTGAGTTGTGCAGTAAGATGCATTGAAGAATTCAATATTGAATTTGGACCCTCACTTGGAAACCTTAAGCATTTGATAGATGTTATGGAGAGACAAATCTCAAATAGAAAAACAAAGGTGGCTGCCTTTGCATGCAAGAAACGAAGGAATAGGAAGAAACGTTTGCCCCCTAATTATGCTGCAGTTGATGCCCCTGTGCTTGCCCCCAAATCTGCATCCACCACAAGTGTGGCTCTTACCAGTTTTCCATCGACCACCTCAAATTCTGTGCCTTTCCCCAAGACTCGATCACAACAGTTGAGTGGAAGTAAACGTTCTTGGACAGATATGTCACCAAAAGATCTTCCAAATTCTTGTTCTGGTGCTGATCAGG CAAACCGCTTTGATCCTTTCCATGCAAAGACTCAGCAATCCTCATTAGGAGATTCACCACTAGAAAGCAAGGAGGCTTCTTCATCCCTGGATCCTCAGCATAAGCCTAAAGCTTTTTCTTTTAACAGGAGTAAGGAGGATTTGAAACTGTTACTTAAAAAACATGACGATAATGATTTAGAACATGGTGAGATTGCTGCTGCTCTTCGACTTGCATGTGATCCGGGAAGGCTTGTTTTGGATGTAATGAATGCTTCCCATCCTTTCAACTTGAAGAGAAATAAGGACATCAAGTTACGAGTTTCAAAAAAGAGTTGTATCTTATTGCTGGAGCAGTTAAGGATGGTCTCACCCCAGATTAATCCTGATATAAAAGAAGAGGCTAAAAAAGTTGCATTTTATTGGGAAACAACATTGGCAGAGAAGAAAAATGATCATTTGGAGGTCATTTGTTTCCTACAGTTTTTAGCTGCCTATGGTTTGGCCTCTACTTTCGATGCAGACAAACTTCTTGTTCTTCTGGATGCTGATGAGTGGCGTAAAGAGGCTGCTGATTTGGTTCAAGTACTTGGTTTAGCAGATAAGATCCCAA ATTTTATTCAAAATCTCATTAAGAAGGAGCAGCCAATAGAGGCTGTTAAATATATCTATGCATTAGATATGGTCGACAAGTTCCCACCGGTACCCATTTTAAAGGACTATTTGAGCAATTCTTCCAAAAAGAATGTTAAGCAACTATCCAGGAAAAAGAGAAAATCTAATGGAGGGCAG ATTCAAGCCATTGTCAAAGAGGTAAAAGCATTGAAAGCTGTGGTCAAATGCATCACGgattgcaagattgatggcatcTCACCTGCAATCCTCAAAGAACAAATTGTCCAACTGGAAAAACAGAAAGAAGAGAAAGTTCTTATCATTGAAAAATCAAAAGCCAAAATCACACCTTGTTCCTCGTCTAAATCTAAATTAGATCAGCAGGTCTCTCTTTCCTCTGCACCAACTTCTGTCACTGCCCCTAACACTGAACTGCAACAGCAGAGTGGAAAAAAGCGTCCTAGAATACATGTTTCATCAGAGGATCCTCCAAAAGCATCCATTCGTGGCACACCTGTAGTTCATTCAATGCAACCTCCCCAGCAGCATCCACCAGGTTTTGTTGCAACTCAAGGTGCTCCTTACATGTATCCACCGCCCAGACACTATAGTTTGGCAGGCTATCCTCCTAACATTATGCAGTTTGACTCCTATAATTCTAATGTTAGTTCCTCTTACCGTTGGACAAATGTTAATCTTGGACACTGGAATCCAGTGCCCTTCTGA
- the LOC131178761 gene encoding bifunctional 3-dehydroquinate dehydratase/shikimate dehydrogenase, chloroplastic-like, producing the protein MTLGSVPLTTTDLQIVDGARRNSTLICAPVMAESVDQMLVQMKKAKELGADLVEIRVDFLKNFSPRQNLEVLVKQSPLPTLITYRPKWEGGEYDGDESKRQEALRLAMELGSDFIDVELKVAQGFFSSIQGKKPEKVKIIVSSHNYESTPSIEGIGELVAKIQATGADIVKIATTALDITDNARMFQVLVHLQVPMIGLVMGERGFISRILAAKYGGFLTFGSIEAGVVSAPGQPTIKDLLDLYNIRQIGADTKIHGVIGNPIGHSKSPHLYNAAFKSVGFNGIYLPLLVDSVANYISTYSSPDFVGYSYTIPHKEAGLKCCDEVDPIAQAIGAISCMIRRPTDGKLMGYNVDYLGAIGAIEEALQGSNGTSASGSPLAGKLFVVMGAGGAGKALAYGGYEKGARVVVANRTYEKAKELASKVGGQAMTLGEMKDFHPEEGMILANTTSVGMKPRIDDTPLPKEALKHYSLVFDAIYTPKLTRLLREAQESGATIVYGTEMFINQAFVQFERFTGLPAPKQLIRDVLARNT; encoded by the exons ATGACTCTCGGCAGTGTCCCG TTGACTACTACGGATCTTCAAATTGTGGATGGAGCTCGAAGAAATTCCACGCTAATCTGTGCTCCAGTAATGGCAGAATCAGTTGATCAAATGTTGGTTCAAATGAAAAAGGCCAAGGAACTTGGGGCTGACCTTGTTGAAATTCGGGTGGATTTCTTAAAAAATTTCAGTCCTAGACAGAATCTTGAGGTCTTAGTCAAGCAAAGTCCTTTACCAACTCTTATCACTTACAG ACCGAAATGGGAAGGTGGTGAGTATGATGGCGATGAAAGCAAGCGTCAAGAAGCACTACGTCTGGCAATGGAACTGGGATCAGATTTTATTGATGTCGAGCTAAAG GTAGCTCAAGGGTTCTTCAGTTCCATTCAAGGGAAGAAACCTGAAAAGGTCAAGATTATTGTTTCTTCTCATAATTATGAAAGTACTCCATCCATAGAGGGGATTGGTGAGCTTGTTGCCAAGATACAAGCTACTGGAGCTGACATAGTGAAGATTGCAACAACAGCCTTAGACATCACAGACAATGCAAGAATGTTTCAAGTGCTTGTGCATTTGCAA GTCCCAATGATAGGACTTGTTATGGGTGAGAGAGGCTTCATATCAAGGATACTTGCCGCAAAATATGGAGGATTTCTCACCTTTGGTTCAATTGAGGCAGGAGTAGTATCTGCTCCTGGGCAGCCAACCATTAAAGATCTGTTGGATTTGTATAATATCAGACAGATAGGAGCTGATACCAAAATACATGGTGTTATTGGAAATCCTATTGGTCACAGCAAAAGTCCTCATCTCTACAATGCAGCATTTAAGTCAGTTGGTTTTAATGGAATTTATCTGCCTCTTTTGGTTGACAGTGTTGCAAATTACATATCCACATATTCATCTCCAGACTTTGTTGGATACAG TTATACAATTCCTCACAAGGAAGCTGGACTTAAGTGCTGTGATGAGGTGGATCCAATTGCACAG GCAATAGGAGCTATTAGTTGCATGATCAGGAGACCAACGGATGGGAAGCTAATGGGATATAATGTTGACTATCTTGGAGCCATAGGAGCTATAGAAGAGGCACTGCAAG GATCAAATGGTACTTCTGCTTCTGGTTCTCCCTTGGCTGGTAAACTCTTTGTTGTCATGGGAGCTGGTGGAGCTGGAAAGGCCCTTGCTTATGGTGGCTATGAGAAGGGAGCAAGAGTAGTTGTTGCTAATCGCACTTATG AAAAAGCCAAAGAACTTGCCAGTAAAGTAGGAGGACAAGCAATGACTCTGGGTGAGATGAAAGATTTCCATCCGGAAGAGGGAATGATCCTTGCAAATACCACTTCAGTTGGAATGAAACCAAGAATTGATGATACCCCACTTCCCAAG GAAGCTCTGAAACACTACTCCTTGGTCTTTGATGCAATTTACACACCAAAATTGACCAGGCTCTTAAGAGAAGCACAGGAATCTGGGGCCACTATAGTTTACGGGACCGAGATGTTCATCAATCAAGCATTTGTACAGTTTGAAAGATTCACTGGTTTGCCTG CGCCAAAACAACTAATTAGGGATGTGTTGGCAAGAAATACATGA
- the LOC110633474 gene encoding bifunctional 3-dehydroquinate dehydratase/shikimate dehydrogenase, chloroplastic yields MGSLPFTMSDLQLGSKAVQSSPTLLCTPLMGTTVDQMLIEMQRAKEISADVVEIRLDCLKNFNPRQDLEILIKQSPLPTLVTYRPSWEGGQYEGDETKRQDALRLAMQLGANYIDIELEVAHDFNSSISGSKPDNFKVIVSSHNFHNTPSAEAIANLVARIQASGADIVSIATTALDITDCARIFQIMVHSQVPIIGIVMGERGLISRLLSPKFGGYLTYGALEQGAISAPGQPTAKDLLDLYNFRLIRPDTKVYGIIGKPVGHSKSPLLFNASFKSVGLNAVYMHFLVDDVEKFFNTYSSIDFASGCSCTIPHKEVALKCMNEIDPIAKKIGAINNIVRRPDGTLMAYNTDYIGAISAIEDGLRELNGAVPAGTSPLSGKLFVVLGAGGAGKSLAYGGAQKGARVVVANRTFERAKELADKVGGQAMTLAEVEHFHPEEGMVLANTTSVGMKPNFDATPLAKHALKHYCLVFDAIYTPKDTRLLREARESGAVIVYGTEMLIRQGFEQYKNFTGLPAPEELFRQLMEKHA; encoded by the exons ATGGGAAGCCTTCCG ttCACAATGTCTGATCTTCAACTGGGTTCTAAAGCAGTTCAGAGCAGCCCTACCTTGCTATGTACTCCACTAATGGGAACCACTGTCGACCAAATGTTGATTGAGATGCAAAGAGCCAAGGAAATCAGTGCTGATGTTGTCGAAATCCGGCTAGACTGCCTGAAAAACTTCAATCCTCGCCAAGATCTTGAAATCCTCATTAAACAATCTCCTCTTCCCACCCTGGTCACTTACAG ACCAAGTTGGGAAGGTGGTCAATATGAGGGTGATGAAACCAAGAGACAGGATGCACTTCGTTTAGCAATGCAGTTGGGAGCTAATTATATTGATATTGAGCTTGAG GTTGCTCATGACTTCAACAGTTCAATATCTGGAAGCAAGCCTGATAACTTCAAGGTCATTGTTTCTTCTCACAATTTTCATAATACTCCATCTGCCGAGGCCATTGCCAATCTTGTTGCAAGAATTCAAGCTAGTGGAGCTGACATTGTCAGTATTGCAACGACTGCTTTAGACATTACAGATTGTGCTCGTATTTTTCAGATTATGGTGCATTCTCAG GTCCCAATAATCGGAATTGTTATGGGTGAGAGGGGCTTGATTTCTCGGTTGCTTAGCCCCAAGTTTGGTGGATACCTGACTTATGGTGCACTGGAGCAAGGTGCTATATCAGCTCCTGGACAACCAACTGCAAAGGATTTGTTGGATTTATACAACTTCAGGCTTATAAGGCCTGATACCAAAGTGTATGGCATTATTGGGAAACCTGTTGGTCACAGCAAGAGTCCTCTCTTGTTCAACGCATCATTTAAGTCCGTTGGCCTTAACGCAGTTTACATGCATTTTCTGGTGGATGACGTGGAGAAGTTTTTCAACACCTATTCATCTATTGATTTTGCTTCTGGATGCAG CTGCACTATCCCTCATAAGGAGGTTGCACTTAAATGCATGAATGAAATTGACCCCATTGCCAAG AAAATTGGAGCAATCAACAACATTGTCAGGAGACCTGATGGGACTTTAATGGCTTACAACACTGACTACATTGGTGCCATTTCTGCGATCGAGGATGGACTACGAG AACTAAATGGCGCAGTCCCAGCAGGTACCTCACCCTTATCTGGTAAACTGTTTGTGGTTCTGGGAGCTGGGGGTGCTGGCAAGTCGCTTGCCTATGGTGGTGCACAAAAAGGAGCAAGAGTTGTGGTTGCCAATCGAACATTTG AACGAGCTAAGGAGCTGGCTGACAAAGTTGGTGGCCAAGCAATGACCCTTGCAGAAGTAGAACATTTCCACCCAGAAGAAGGAATGGTTCTTGCAAATACCACATCTGTGGGAATGAAACCCAACTTTGATGCCACCCCATTAGCAAAG CATGCCTTGAAACATTATTGCCTAGTCTTTGATGCCATTTACACGCCAAAAGACACAAGACTCTTACGGGAAGCAAGAGAAAGTGGAGCTGTTATCGTCTATGGAACAGAAATGTTGATTCGTCAAGGCTTTGAACAGTACAAGAACTTCACTGGCTTGCCTG CACCAGAAGAATTGTTCAGGCAACTCATGGAGAAACATGCATAA
- the LOC110635506 gene encoding bifunctional 3-dehydroquinate dehydratase/shikimate dehydrogenase, chloroplastic, producing MGSVPFTMSDLQLGFKEVQSSPTLLCTPLMGTTVDQMLIEMQRAKEIGADVVEIRIDCLKNLNPRQDLEILIKQSPLPTLVTYRPTWEGGQYDGDEIKRQDALRLAMQLGANCIDIELEVAYDFNNSISRSKPDNFKVIVSSHNFHNTPSAEAIASLVARIQATGADIVKIATTALDITDCARIFQIMVHSQVPIIGIAMGERGLISRLLSPKFGGFLTYGALEAGAISAPGQPTAKDMLDLYNFRLMRPDTKVYGIIGKPVGHSKSPLLFNASFKSVGLNAVYMHFLVDDVEKFFNTYSSVDFTSGCSCTIPHKEVALKCMDEIDPIAKSIGAVNTIIRRPGDGKLIGYNTDSEASLTAMEDALKEQGYINSRTSFSSSLTGRQFVLVGAGGAGRALAFGAKSRGARVIIFDVDFERAKSLAHGVSGEAQPFESLVHFQPENGAILANATPLGMHPNTDRIPVAEETLGIYQLVFDAVYTPRKTRLLKEAEAAGAIIVSGVEMFFRQAIGQFHLFTGREAPKDFIREIVLAKF from the exons ATGGGAAGCGTTCCG TTCACAATGTCTGATCTTCAACTGGGTTTTAAAGAAGTTCAGAGCAGCCCTACCTTGCTATGTACTCCACTAATGGGAACTACTGTCGACCAAATGTTGATTGAGATGCAAAGAGCAAAGGAAATAGGTGCAGATGTTGTCGAAATCCGGATAGACTGCCTGAAAAACCTCAATCCTCGCCAAGATCTTGAAATCCTCATTAAACAATCTCCTCTTCCCACCCTGGTCACTTACAG ACCAACTTGGGAAGGTGGTCAATATGATGGTGATGAAATCAAAAGACAGGATGCACTTCGTTTAGCAATGCAGTTGGGAGCTAATTGTATTGATATTGAGCTTGAG GTTGCTTATGACTTCAACAATTCAATATCTAGAAGCAAGCCTGATAACTTCAAGGTCATTGTTTCTTCTCACAATTTTCATAATACTCCATCTGCTGAAGCCATTGCCAGTCTTGTTGCTAGAATTCAAGCTACTGGAGCTGACATTGTCAAGATTGCAACAACTGCTTTAGACATTACAGATTGTGCTCGTATTTTTCAGATTATGGTGCATTCTCAG GTCCCAATAATCGGAATTGCTATGGGTGAGAGGGGCTTGATTTCGCGGTTGCTTAGCCCCAAGTTTGGTGGATTCCTGACTTATGGTGCACTGGAGGCAGGTGCTATATCAGCTCCTGGACAACCAACTGCAAAGGATATGTTGGATTTATACAACTTCAGGCTTATGAGGCCTGATACCAAAGTGTATGGCATTATTGGGAAGCCTGTTGGTCACAGCAAGAGTCCTCTCTTGTTCAACGCATCATTTAAGTCTGTTGGTCTTAACGCAGTTTACATGCACTTTCTGGTGGATGATGTGGAGAAGTTTTTCAACACCTATTCATCTGTTGATTTTACTTCTGGATGCAG CTGCACTATCCCCCATAAGGAAGTTGCACTCAAATGCATGGATGAAATTGACCCCATTGCCAAG TCTATAGGTGCTGTGAACACTATTATTAGGAGGCCTGGTGATGGGAAGCTGATAGGTTATAATACAGATAGTGAGGCTTCATTAACTGCTATGGAGGATGCTTTAAAAG AACAAGGATACATCAATAGCAGAACATCTTTTAGCTCTTCACTAACTGGAAGACAATTTGTGCTAGTTGGTGCTGGAGGGGCGGGAAGAGCACTTGCATTTGGTGCTAAAAGTAGAGGAGCCCGTGTAATCATTTTCGATGTTGATTTTG AGAGAGCAAAGTCTCTGGCTCATGGTGTTTCGGGTGAAGCTCAGCCTTTTGAAAGTCTAGTTCACTTTCAGCCAGAGAATGGAGCAATCCTTGCAAATGCAACACCATTAGGAATGCATCCAAATACAGATAGAATTCCTGTAGCTGAG GAAACCTTGGGGATCTACCAGCTGGTCTTTGATGCTGTCTATACGCCTAGAAAAACCAGACTATTAAAAGAAGCTGAAGCAGCAGGAGCAATCATAGTGAGTGGGGTTGAAATGTTCTTCAGACAGGCAATTGGCCAGTTCCACCTCTTCACGGGCAGAGAAG CACCTAAAGATTTCATTCGAGAGATCGTTTTAGCCAAGTTCTGA